In Pedobacter sp. W3I1, one DNA window encodes the following:
- a CDS encoding helix-turn-helix domain-containing protein: MSINIGLLIWKEMKAKLMSREQLAGKINVSKHRVDTLLKSDSIDTNLLTRISIALGINFFEYYRKDEDLTQLEIDTFAQSDQELNELKNLIKEKNKLLGLYEETIKSQKKIIGTLENLRKH; the protein is encoded by the coding sequence ATGAGTATAAATATTGGGTTGCTGATCTGGAAAGAGATGAAGGCAAAATTAATGAGTAGAGAACAGCTTGCCGGGAAAATAAACGTGAGCAAACACCGGGTGGATACTTTACTTAAATCGGACTCGATAGATACCAATTTATTAACCCGGATCTCTATTGCACTTGGTATTAATTTTTTCGAATACTATCGTAAAGATGAAGATCTGACTCAACTTGAAATCGATACCTTTGCACAAAGCGACCAGGAACTTAACGAGCTCAAAAATTTAATCAAAGAAAAAAACAAATTGCTCGGGCTTTACGAAGAAACCATTAAAAGCCAAAAGAAGATTATTGGCACTCTCGAAAATCTTCGAAAACACTAA
- a CDS encoding SRPBCC domain-containing protein: MEKQDFTATILVDQSPNEVFNAITNMSGWWSEAIEGATNIINAESVYHYRDIHYCKMKLIELISDQKVVWLILDNYFKFTTDKSEWIGTKLVFDINKKGAQTAVTFTHEGLVSQYECYEICREAWTNYIKESLYKLITTGKGQPNPKEDDGFNTELAKKWKLEA; encoded by the coding sequence ATGGAAAAGCAAGATTTTACAGCCACCATTTTGGTAGATCAAAGTCCGAATGAGGTATTTAATGCAATCACCAATATGAGCGGATGGTGGTCGGAAGCTATTGAAGGAGCTACCAATATCATTAACGCCGAATCCGTTTATCATTATAGGGATATTCATTATTGTAAAATGAAGTTGATAGAACTGATTTCAGACCAAAAAGTGGTTTGGCTGATATTAGATAACTATTTTAAGTTTACTACTGATAAAAGCGAGTGGATTGGTACAAAGCTAGTTTTCGATATTAATAAAAAGGGCGCACAAACTGCTGTAACTTTTACACACGAGGGATTGGTGTCTCAGTACGAATGTTATGAGATTTGCAGGGAAGCGTGGACCAACTATATTAAAGAAAGTTTGTATAAACTAATTACTACAGGAAAGGGGCAACCAAATCCTAAAGAAGATGATGGTTTTAATACTGAGTTGGCAAAAAAATGGAAATTGGAAGCCTGA
- a CDS encoding GlxA family transcriptional regulator, translated as MKHITILVPDGPNNLSSIVGSYKILSRANAYWQESGKTQLFKIELAGISTVVDFYEGLFSVKPHKHISSINKTDLVIIPSLNHNYQQAMEGNKELIGWIAAQYKNGAEIASVCTGAYLLASTGLLDGKTCSTHWIVADHFSKMFPKVDLQPDKLITDENGIYTNGGAYSFLNLLLYLVEKYFDRQTAIFCSKVFQIEMDRQSQSTFIIFKGQKQHGDEMVKEAQYYIENHLQQKISIEDLSTRFAVGRRSFDRRFIKATGNTPIEYLQRAKIESAKKALETSRKTVNEVMYEVGYADVKAFREVFRKITGVSPLEYRNRYNKEMAI; from the coding sequence ATGAAACATATTACCATCCTTGTACCCGACGGACCGAATAACTTAAGTAGCATTGTTGGTTCATATAAAATACTAAGCAGGGCTAATGCGTATTGGCAGGAAAGCGGCAAAACACAGCTATTCAAAATTGAGCTGGCAGGTATTTCTACAGTGGTTGATTTTTATGAGGGTTTATTTTCGGTGAAACCACACAAACATATTTCATCCATCAACAAAACCGACCTGGTGATTATCCCCTCCTTAAACCACAACTATCAGCAAGCCATGGAAGGGAACAAAGAACTAATTGGGTGGATTGCGGCGCAATATAAAAATGGTGCCGAAATAGCGAGTGTTTGTACCGGTGCATACTTATTGGCGTCAACTGGTTTATTAGACGGCAAAACCTGTTCTACCCACTGGATTGTAGCTGATCATTTCAGCAAAATGTTTCCTAAAGTAGATTTACAGCCTGATAAACTGATTACTGACGAAAATGGTATTTATACCAATGGCGGGGCTTATTCTTTTTTAAATCTACTCCTGTATCTGGTAGAAAAATACTTTGATAGGCAAACGGCTATCTTTTGCTCAAAGGTTTTCCAGATTGAGATGGACAGGCAAAGCCAATCGACCTTTATTATTTTTAAAGGACAAAAACAACATGGTGATGAAATGGTAAAAGAAGCACAATATTATATCGAAAACCATCTACAGCAAAAAATATCGATAGAAGATTTATCAACCAGGTTTGCAGTTGGCAGGAGAAGTTTTGATCGAAGATTCATCAAAGCAACCGGAAACACACCAATAGAATACTTGCAACGCGCTAAAATAGAATCGGCCAAAAAAGCCCTGGAAACCAGCAGAAAAACGGTTAACGAAGTCATGTATGAGGTAGGTTATGCAGATGTAAAAGCTTTCAGAGAAGTTTTTCGGAAAATAACCGGAGTCTCGCCGCTAGAATACAGAAACCGGTACAACAAGGAAATGGCCATATAA
- a CDS encoding DUF6443 domain-containing protein, whose amino-acid sequence MKQHLKYFCAAALLLLCSRSSGQKVVSVYNGESEISAPLSVTLSDGFHTTGPVHIFTTGLSYVNCMPFVSAASSSQNYISTKIFKQSGIDPNNLSGRSICDVNETIQYFDGLGRPLQTVQVQGSPGFKDIVQPIAYDAFGREKFKYQPYAAQTGTTGSFRDAAIADQFNFFHLPAVAGIKATDYPFAETVFEASPLNRVQQQGAPGEVWQISAGHTVKAEYGTNLENEVKLWIINGSDNGAAATVYGPGKLYKTISKDENWKLTDIKAGTTEEFKDFEGRVILKRVWETDGKSLSTYYVYDDLGNLRYVLPPAVNENGQAVLSNFDETLPVFDQFIYGYHYDGRKRLVEKKIPGKGWEFMVYNKLDQVTHIQDANQRAVSQWSWIKYDAFGRVVLTGVENGQGIGRIGMQNYNDGVAAQWEERTTVNLEGYTRNTHPSAGEDNLNIVFLTANYYDDYDFPDSFGQPTGNQAPAARTKSLLTGSKVKNLGTGAMLLTVNYYDLEGRVVQSKSNHQLNGSDVVDNTYSFVGELTTSTRTHTANGTTTTIAYRFEYDHMGRKLATFENINHQGEVALNHLGYNEIGQLNKKNLHNDTQATTFAYNERGWMKNSTSDQFSLKLDYEDGVAQGYNGNITKQYWDWTNTLNPTANIFNYGYDKLNRLETAATVAGVPMSESLTYDVMGNIASLNRDGGGARTYNYYNSGNSNRLQSVSGLTTQDYEYDANGNATKDGLNGFRLTYNYLNLPATAVRITGTPVNLSYTYDATGNKLAKNSNGSVRNYIDGIEYKPDGTTIDIIHTEEGVAQNNGSGTYTYHYNLSDHLGNVRYTFDVANGIISPLQKDDYYAFGKRNTSMQGSADNKYLYNGKELQDELGQYDYGARFYDPVIGRWNVIDPLADEFEHVSPYNYAMNNPVLMIDEFGMAADTTKKVNPTPKPEPKPIQLKEVEVKGWRWPAWTFNIPIIGAAAESGNNLSDGNYGTSAAKFGQALLELFTAGFAYEAKTGVTIATKTGTTVYASVTKEGVTQYVGITNNLARRAAQHLASKGIIIEPLMKGLSRTEARAVEQALIEIHGLGKNGGTLLNKINSISTSNPSYGAQLQKGYELLKSIGYK is encoded by the coding sequence ATGAAACAACATCTAAAATATTTTTGCGCTGCGGCATTACTATTGTTATGCAGCCGCTCTTCTGGCCAAAAGGTTGTATCGGTTTATAATGGCGAAAGCGAAATCAGTGCGCCGTTGAGTGTAACGCTGAGCGATGGTTTTCATACTACTGGTCCTGTTCACATTTTTACCACAGGGTTAAGCTATGTAAACTGCATGCCCTTTGTATCGGCGGCGAGCAGTAGCCAAAACTATATAAGTACGAAGATATTCAAACAGTCGGGCATAGACCCGAACAATCTTTCGGGTCGTAGCATTTGCGATGTAAACGAAACGATCCAGTATTTCGATGGATTGGGCAGACCTTTACAGACGGTACAGGTTCAGGGCAGTCCCGGTTTCAAGGATATTGTACAGCCTATAGCCTATGATGCCTTTGGAAGGGAAAAATTCAAATATCAACCTTATGCAGCGCAGACCGGTACTACAGGGAGCTTCCGTGATGCAGCAATCGCAGATCAATTTAACTTTTTCCATTTGCCAGCGGTAGCTGGGATAAAAGCTACAGATTATCCCTTTGCCGAAACGGTTTTCGAGGCTTCGCCCCTGAACCGTGTACAACAGCAGGGTGCTCCGGGCGAGGTCTGGCAGATCAGCGCAGGCCATACCGTAAAGGCAGAATACGGCACAAACCTTGAAAACGAGGTGAAGCTATGGATAATCAATGGTTCCGATAATGGCGCAGCAGCAACGGTTTACGGGCCTGGTAAACTATATAAAACCATCAGTAAGGATGAGAACTGGAAGCTAACTGATATAAAAGCAGGCACAACAGAAGAATTTAAAGATTTTGAAGGACGTGTAATACTCAAACGGGTATGGGAAACAGATGGCAAAAGCTTATCTACCTATTATGTTTATGATGACCTTGGCAACCTGCGTTATGTGCTGCCCCCGGCAGTGAACGAGAACGGGCAGGCTGTATTGAGCAACTTTGATGAAACACTGCCGGTGTTCGATCAATTTATTTACGGCTACCATTATGATGGCCGCAAAAGACTGGTTGAGAAAAAAATACCGGGCAAGGGCTGGGAGTTTATGGTGTACAATAAGCTCGATCAGGTTACGCACATACAGGATGCCAACCAGAGGGCGGTGAGCCAGTGGAGCTGGATCAAATACGATGCTTTTGGCAGAGTAGTACTTACAGGCGTGGAGAACGGTCAGGGTATCGGCCGTATTGGCATGCAGAATTATAATGACGGGGTCGCTGCACAGTGGGAAGAACGGACAACTGTTAACCTTGAAGGCTATACAAGGAATACACACCCTTCAGCTGGAGAAGATAACCTCAATATCGTTTTCCTTACCGCTAACTATTATGATGACTACGATTTTCCAGATAGTTTTGGCCAACCTACAGGCAATCAGGCCCCTGCAGCGCGGACCAAAAGCCTGCTTACCGGTAGCAAGGTAAAGAATTTGGGCACCGGCGCCATGCTGCTAACGGTAAACTATTACGATCTGGAAGGGCGTGTGGTACAGAGTAAGAGCAACCACCAGCTGAACGGCAGCGATGTGGTAGACAATACCTACAGTTTTGTTGGAGAGCTAACCACCAGTACCCGCACACATACTGCAAACGGAACGACAACAACGATAGCCTACCGTTTTGAGTACGACCACATGGGCAGAAAGCTGGCTACTTTTGAGAACATCAACCACCAGGGAGAGGTGGCACTGAACCATTTGGGATACAACGAGATCGGGCAGTTAAATAAGAAAAACCTGCACAACGATACACAGGCTACTACCTTTGCTTACAACGAGCGTGGCTGGATGAAAAACAGCACTTCCGATCAGTTTAGTTTGAAGCTCGATTACGAAGATGGTGTTGCTCAGGGCTATAATGGTAACATCACCAAACAGTACTGGGACTGGACAAATACCCTTAACCCTACTGCAAACATTTTCAACTATGGTTACGATAAGCTGAATAGGTTGGAAACGGCAGCGACTGTTGCGGGTGTACCGATGAGTGAATCATTGACCTATGATGTAATGGGGAACATCGCAAGCCTTAACCGTGATGGCGGCGGGGCAAGAACATATAACTATTATAATTCAGGCAATAGCAATAGATTGCAGAGTGTAAGTGGGCTAACTACACAAGACTATGAATACGATGCAAACGGTAATGCTACAAAGGATGGACTGAACGGTTTCAGGTTGACCTATAATTACCTCAACCTCCCAGCAACGGCAGTGCGCATAACAGGCACACCTGTTAACCTGTCGTACACGTATGATGCAACAGGCAACAAGCTGGCCAAGAACAGCAATGGTTCGGTCAGGAACTATATAGATGGCATAGAATACAAGCCGGATGGCACTACTATTGATATTATCCATACCGAAGAAGGTGTGGCACAGAACAATGGTAGCGGAACTTATACCTACCATTATAACCTGAGCGATCACCTGGGTAATGTACGTTATACCTTTGATGTGGCGAACGGCATTATATCGCCTTTGCAGAAAGATGATTATTATGCCTTTGGAAAAAGAAACACATCTATGCAGGGTTCGGCAGATAATAAGTATCTTTATAACGGCAAGGAGTTGCAGGATGAGTTGGGACAGTACGACTACGGCGCTAGGTTCTATGACCCGGTAATAGGCCGATGGAATGTGATTGATCCGCTGGCAGATGAGTTTGAGCATGTTTCGCCATACAATTATGCGATGAACAATCCTGTGTTGATGATCGATGAATTCGGGATGGCGGCTGACACTACAAAAAAAGTAAACCCCACACCTAAGCCGGAGCCTAAACCTATACAATTAAAAGAAGTAGAAGTAAAAGGATGGAGATGGCCGGCTTGGACATTTAATATTCCAATAATAGGTGCAGCAGCAGAAAGTGGAAATAATCTTTCTGATGGTAATTATGGAACTTCTGCTGCAAAATTTGGACAGGCTTTATTGGAATTATTTACTGCAGGATTTGCTTATGAGGCTAAAACAGGTGTTACTATAGCGACCAAGACCGGAACTACCGTATATGCATCTGTCACAAAGGAGGGTGTAACTCAATATGTTGGTATTACGAATAATCTTGCTAGAAGAGCTGCGCAACATTTGGCTTCTAAAGGCATTATTATAGAGCCACTGATGAAAGGGTTATCAAGAACAGAGGCAAGAGCCGTAGAACAAGCTTTAATTGAAATACACGGGTTAGGTAAGAATGGAGGTACGCTACTTAATAAAATAAATAGTATTTCTACTTCCAATCCTTCGTATGGGGCTCAATTACAAAAAGGGTATGAACTTTTAAAATCGATTGGTTACAAATAA
- a CDS encoding RHS repeat domain-containing protein, whose amino-acid sequence MPKNNVIGPSPTAASLGKYAEWPVSLYTGTTNISIPLYTLSEKNISVPISLSYHASGNRVDDYASWVGLGWTLNCGGVITRTVRGLPDDNPSHGYFVTRALLRNPDRAYDNISNFTIFHNQALGTLDSQPDVFMFNALGQSFKFFIDSNFNIQSMPKSAIKVSLSPNHDGVFLANDEWKVELENGTKLYFGGVGAVERTQNMSNGIVIDDYYSGTGFVSSWFLKRIVSVTGEVINLHYEPEDYTTSNTLSFTDYTRQTLGALKPQEINLSESRISGVRLSRIESSNQLIKFVPQPASRLDLTYCYALDSLKVYESSTQKVVKQLSFNYGYSESSRLTLDHINEISSDHSETINQYGFSYSETKLPVRGSYAQDHWGYYNGANNQTLLPYVQGLLPGQLSADREAHFPFSSAEILTQIDYPTGGSSKFIYEPHSYPDFITEIGQASATVTLLNTDPLGTEKVMSFHKSTGGEVKLYYSFVRNPQENDPLYVLISIKNLDNGTTINRAPSVDGSYEDLFLLQAGNYTISVRSIDMANTYCTATVSWTAEGDPHPVDRLVGGVRIKEIIASENNQVLSKKKFVYENAFCAAPYKNEHYAYVMRVLTIDPCIPAPGQTYINRTDHYLARTSYSKTVLGTTSGGPIGYGKVTVLNGDNGSNGLEENYFSISPGDWVSTNFPFPPPSSFDYKRGLLLNQIIKDASGRIKKEILNTYDFIPNYIQQGYVASFALYNACYDGSSGLNVAQRSEIIYGPFINSSEWVQQTGTREDTYDDNGNISSVLKKYYYDNPVHLQMTRSSISNSTGKTIVSLKTFAQDYSSGTPFIDNMKNNHQIALPIEEVSYEEDANGLKILGGNITEYTHLGAALPNKVYQLETDSPIQLSSFKFSNYVIGQLPNFTGGSSYLMDSRYQQRINYNKYSTGGNLLEVQTSLGPKSVYLWSYNSQYPVAEIKNADYATVESVLGGSTAVSSFADSNPTDQQVKDFIYQLRNFSLLKDAQITTYTYRPLVGMTSMTDAKGMTTTYEYDAFQRLKTVKDQNGNVLKQNDYHYKN is encoded by the coding sequence ATGCCAAAAAATAATGTGATCGGTCCATCGCCTACAGCAGCTTCTTTAGGTAAGTATGCCGAATGGCCTGTTAGCTTATATACGGGTACAACCAATATTAGCATACCTTTGTATACGTTATCGGAGAAAAATATTTCTGTTCCAATCTCCTTGAGCTACCACGCTTCTGGCAACAGGGTAGATGATTACGCATCATGGGTAGGGCTAGGATGGACATTGAACTGCGGCGGGGTAATTACCAGGACCGTCAGGGGGCTGCCAGATGATAATCCCAGTCACGGTTATTTTGTCACCAGGGCACTGCTGAGAAACCCGGATAGGGCTTATGATAACATATCAAATTTTACAATATTCCATAATCAGGCCCTTGGGACGTTGGATTCTCAGCCCGATGTTTTCATGTTTAATGCCCTGGGACAGTCTTTCAAATTTTTTATCGACTCTAATTTCAATATTCAGAGCATGCCAAAAAGTGCTATCAAAGTATCCCTATCTCCAAATCATGACGGTGTATTCTTAGCCAATGATGAGTGGAAGGTCGAATTGGAAAATGGCACTAAATTATATTTTGGTGGGGTCGGTGCAGTTGAACGTACACAGAACATGAGTAATGGGATCGTCATCGATGACTATTATTCTGGTACGGGCTTTGTTTCGTCATGGTTTTTGAAAAGGATTGTTTCGGTTACAGGCGAAGTTATAAATCTCCACTATGAACCGGAAGATTATACAACATCGAATACATTATCCTTTACCGATTATACCAGGCAGACACTGGGGGCTCTAAAGCCTCAGGAAATCAACCTGAGCGAGTCGCGGATCAGCGGTGTCCGCTTATCCAGGATAGAAAGCAGCAACCAGCTCATAAAGTTTGTCCCTCAACCGGCATCCAGATTAGATTTAACATACTGCTATGCCCTCGATAGTTTAAAGGTTTATGAATCCTCTACCCAGAAGGTGGTTAAGCAGTTGTCGTTTAACTATGGTTATAGCGAAAGTTCACGTCTTACACTCGATCATATTAATGAGATTTCTTCTGATCATTCAGAAACAATAAACCAATATGGGTTTTCCTACTCAGAAACCAAATTGCCTGTAAGAGGTTCTTATGCCCAGGACCATTGGGGATATTACAACGGTGCAAATAACCAGACCTTACTTCCGTATGTCCAGGGTCTGCTACCAGGCCAGTTGTCAGCTGACAGGGAAGCCCACTTCCCCTTCTCCTCAGCAGAAATTTTGACCCAGATAGACTACCCGACCGGCGGAAGTTCGAAATTTATCTATGAACCGCATTCGTACCCCGATTTTATAACCGAAATTGGACAGGCATCGGCTACAGTGACATTATTAAATACCGATCCTCTGGGTACGGAAAAAGTAATGAGTTTCCATAAGAGTACGGGAGGAGAAGTTAAATTATACTATTCATTTGTACGAAACCCACAGGAAAACGATCCGCTATACGTCCTTATAAGTATCAAGAACTTAGATAATGGAACTACTATCAATAGGGCTCCCAGTGTTGATGGCAGTTATGAAGATCTGTTTTTATTACAGGCAGGTAACTATACCATTAGTGTAAGGAGCATTGATATGGCAAATACCTATTGCACGGCCACCGTATCCTGGACTGCTGAAGGGGATCCACATCCAGTTGACAGACTTGTGGGCGGAGTGAGGATCAAGGAAATAATAGCTTCTGAGAATAATCAGGTACTCAGTAAAAAGAAGTTTGTTTATGAAAACGCATTCTGTGCCGCTCCTTATAAAAACGAACATTATGCCTATGTGATGAGGGTCTTGACAATAGATCCCTGTATTCCTGCTCCCGGTCAGACCTATATAAACAGAACAGACCATTATCTGGCCAGAACCTCATACTCCAAGACAGTTCTTGGTACAACGAGCGGTGGTCCGATTGGATATGGTAAAGTGACTGTTTTGAATGGCGATAATGGTAGCAATGGACTTGAAGAAAATTATTTTTCAATAAGTCCAGGAGATTGGGTGAGTACCAACTTTCCATTTCCTCCACCGAGCAGTTTCGATTACAAAAGGGGATTACTGCTCAACCAGATTATTAAGGATGCTAGCGGGAGAATTAAAAAGGAGATTTTAAATACCTATGATTTTATACCCAATTATATACAGCAGGGTTATGTAGCGAGCTTTGCACTCTATAACGCATGTTATGATGGGAGCTCTGGTTTAAATGTAGCGCAAAGGAGTGAGATTATTTACGGCCCATTTATAAATAGTTCCGAATGGGTCCAGCAGACAGGTACAAGGGAAGACACATATGATGACAATGGTAACATCTCTTCAGTTCTGAAAAAATATTACTATGATAATCCGGTCCATCTTCAAATGACAAGGTCGTCAATCAGTAACAGTACAGGAAAAACAATTGTATCGTTAAAGACCTTCGCCCAAGACTACAGTTCGGGTACGCCTTTTATTGATAATATGAAAAACAACCATCAGATTGCATTGCCGATAGAAGAGGTGTCCTATGAAGAAGATGCAAACGGTTTAAAAATTCTGGGAGGGAACATTACTGAGTATACCCACCTTGGGGCAGCTTTGCCGAATAAAGTTTACCAGCTCGAAACGGATTCCCCAATCCAATTATCCTCATTTAAGTTTTCTAATTATGTAATAGGGCAGCTCCCCAATTTTACGGGCGGCAGTTCCTATCTTATGGATTCAAGGTACCAGCAAAGGATAAATTATAATAAATATAGTACCGGTGGTAATTTATTGGAAGTGCAAACATCCTTGGGGCCTAAAAGTGTTTATTTATGGAGTTATAATTCACAATACCCAGTGGCTGAGATCAAGAACGCCGATTATGCTACAGTTGAATCGGTTCTTGGAGGATCAACAGCTGTAAGTAGTTTTGCGGATTCCAATCCAACCGATCAGCAGGTTAAAGATTTCATCTACCAGCTGAGAAATTTCTCTTTACTTAAAGATGCCCAGATCACCACTTACACCTACAGACCGTTAGTCGGTATGACGAGTATGACCGATGCCAAGGGGATGACTACTACCTATGAATACGATGCCTTCCAACGCTTAAAAACGGTTAAGGATCAAAACGGCAATGTTTTAAAACAGAACGACTACCACTATAAAAACTAA
- a CDS encoding AraC family transcriptional regulator produces MNISERIDFITKDHIHICRSTNLKSHFKDISSLRRWPYFFVLFSIGEPALHCIENERILVPLNHFIFIGPDRFHSFIPEQKGEFWVLFFDYGFYARTPNDAYFIQNSALFFDLSKIYISKPSIDIGEYVELQMAFLENLTNKPMVPLMSDIIHNAVQAILLRSTFLSQGLQNPEIHYNNNEDRDIANRFRELLHIHYQKEKKLDYYANALKTTPRKLNQAITNIYGRSAKQLVTEKIFEEAKSKLAHSALTIKEISYSMGFTEENNFSAFFTKHSGYSPKKYRNLQLSIHAD; encoded by the coding sequence ATGAATATCAGTGAAAGGATAGATTTTATAACCAAAGATCATATCCATATTTGCCGTTCCACCAACTTAAAATCTCATTTTAAGGATATCAGTAGCCTTAGGCGCTGGCCCTATTTTTTTGTGCTTTTTTCTATTGGTGAACCTGCTTTGCATTGCATCGAAAATGAAAGAATCCTGGTACCCCTCAATCATTTTATTTTTATTGGACCAGATCGCTTTCATTCATTTATTCCTGAGCAAAAGGGCGAATTCTGGGTATTATTTTTTGACTATGGCTTTTATGCGCGCACGCCAAATGATGCCTATTTTATACAGAACAGTGCTCTTTTTTTCGATTTAAGTAAAATTTACATCAGCAAACCTTCCATCGATATCGGAGAATATGTTGAACTTCAAATGGCTTTTCTCGAAAACCTGACCAATAAACCCATGGTTCCCCTTATGAGCGACATTATACACAATGCGGTTCAGGCCATTCTTTTAAGATCTACTTTTCTTTCGCAAGGACTTCAAAACCCCGAAATCCACTACAATAATAACGAAGACCGTGATATTGCAAACCGATTTCGCGAACTGCTGCACATTCATTATCAAAAGGAAAAGAAGTTAGATTATTATGCCAATGCTTTAAAAACCACACCGAGAAAACTAAATCAAGCCATTACAAATATTTATGGCCGTTCTGCCAAACAGCTGGTAACTGAAAAGATTTTTGAAGAAGCTAAAAGTAAACTGGCGCATAGTGCACTTACCATAAAAGAAATTAGCTACAGCATGGGCTTTACCGAAGAAAATAATTTTAGCGCTTTTTTTACTAAACATTCTGGTTACAGTCCAAAAAAATACAGAAATCTTCAGTTAAGTATCCACGCTGACTAG
- a CDS encoding molecular chaperone, with protein MKKIFYFMPLLMLMLSIVGHAQTGLSVTPPRVYFTVAPGESQRQKITVSNVSKTSTLDLSISLNDWSYDEKGNNLIHNAGSTPVSCAKWVAILPSSFFSLAPGEHRDIEIQLAPPANLKDSIAVHTAMLYVSQLNPVDDVSQKGTNIKVAVRTGIKLYQRLPISRNANLDIENFAKVKEELVLKFANIGNVWADGTASCELLNRQTGKKTTLKDIIFYSLPGNKRDIYFALPQTLEKGEYVASAVLNYGDDATVKLAELEFKHE; from the coding sequence ATGAAAAAAATATTTTACTTTATGCCACTTTTGATGTTAATGCTTTCTATTGTGGGGCATGCACAAACGGGCTTATCGGTAACTCCACCAAGAGTGTACTTTACAGTAGCTCCCGGAGAATCTCAGCGTCAGAAAATTACGGTAAGTAATGTAAGTAAAACTTCTACACTTGATTTAAGCATTTCACTAAATGATTGGTCGTATGATGAAAAAGGGAACAATCTGATCCATAATGCAGGCAGCACACCGGTATCATGCGCAAAGTGGGTAGCTATTCTTCCTTCATCGTTTTTTTCACTTGCACCGGGCGAGCACCGCGATATTGAAATTCAGCTCGCACCGCCAGCAAACTTAAAAGATAGCATCGCGGTGCATACGGCCATGCTTTATGTAAGCCAGCTTAATCCGGTTGATGATGTGAGCCAGAAAGGCACCAATATTAAAGTAGCTGTTCGTACCGGTATTAAATTATACCAAAGGCTTCCGATAAGCAGGAATGCAAATCTGGATATCGAAAATTTTGCAAAGGTTAAAGAAGAACTGGTGCTAAAATTTGCCAATATCGGCAATGTTTGGGCTGATGGCACCGCCAGCTGCGAATTACTAAACAGACAAACCGGAAAAAAAACGACCTTGAAAGACATTATTTTTTATTCTCTGCCAGGCAATAAACGCGATATTTATTTTGCCCTTCCCCAAACACTCGAAAAAGGAGAATACGTAGCTTCTGCCGTGTTAAATTATGGCGATGATGCCACCGTAAAACTAGCTGAACTGGAGTTTAAACATGAATAG